Proteins encoded in a region of the Streptomyces sp. NBC_00513 genome:
- a CDS encoding family 43 glycosylhydrolase yields MREISRRNLLRGAAGAGALPFPAAGRAVAGASDEAPPPRWVGSGPFAFVYDPSTSDGPRYLNDHTLIKAGGRWHLFGIVGDSAPRGESPDSARETSFAHASAPSADGPWISHPDALTVTPSYFGEEHLWAPHVVAAGGRFWMFYAAGGDSGAAINLATSNDLFTWTREPSGPLFRGLAARDPMVLRVGEEWVMYYTELSGPGGHHVVAHRRSADLLHWSEPGVAFTDATTDTTVSVTESPCVVERDGWYYLFIGPRRGYEGTDVLASRDPFHFELAGYAGHVPGHAVEVIADGEKWYATAAGWFRHGLHVAPLDWRDTPPPWPSADNPVAGLDVGGRLTVFALDAADHSILRRVQLDPDTDTWSRWEPFGGPAGAVPTLGRHTDGRIEVFSLAPEGAHLHQRTQRPDGGWYDWEEFGGPAGAAPAVARDAHGRLEVFALSPGGASVARRRQSSPESPAWEPWEPGFGGAAGAPPVVAANADGRLEVFALSPGGSGIFHRWQETPGGAWTAVWHRFGTAAGAAPRVARDGSGRLTVAAIGPSSVGTFRRQQSVPNGGWDEWSSMFGWSAAAPALTAHADGRLEAFSLTPGGARLNHRRQDSPGGRWDYDAEFGEPGIRLAGTPTAALDSTGRTHVFAVTAEGRMRTRVQVGPGGGWGPWTAFGDRTVAAVGSSGPAPRARSADLAKRKGESGPSTAP; encoded by the coding sequence ATGCGTGAGATCAGCAGACGGAACCTGCTGCGGGGTGCCGCCGGGGCGGGCGCGCTCCCGTTCCCGGCCGCCGGCCGGGCCGTGGCCGGGGCCTCCGACGAGGCCCCACCTCCTCGATGGGTCGGCTCAGGACCCTTCGCGTTCGTCTACGATCCATCCACCTCCGACGGCCCGCGCTACCTCAACGACCACACGCTGATCAAGGCCGGTGGCCGCTGGCACCTGTTCGGCATCGTCGGGGACAGCGCGCCGCGCGGCGAATCCCCGGACAGCGCGAGAGAGACCTCCTTCGCCCACGCCTCCGCGCCCAGCGCGGACGGGCCGTGGATCAGCCACCCCGACGCGCTCACCGTCACCCCGTCCTATTTCGGCGAGGAACACCTCTGGGCTCCCCACGTCGTCGCGGCGGGCGGCAGGTTCTGGATGTTCTACGCCGCGGGGGGCGACAGCGGCGCCGCGATCAACCTCGCGACGTCGAACGACCTGTTCACCTGGACGCGCGAACCGTCCGGCCCCCTGTTCCGAGGTCTCGCCGCGCGCGACCCGATGGTGCTGCGGGTCGGCGAGGAATGGGTCATGTACTACACGGAACTGTCGGGCCCGGGCGGCCACCACGTCGTGGCCCACCGCCGATCCGCCGATCTGCTGCACTGGAGCGAGCCGGGCGTCGCGTTCACCGACGCGACCACCGACACGACCGTCTCGGTCACCGAGTCGCCGTGCGTCGTCGAACGGGACGGCTGGTACTACCTGTTCATCGGGCCGCGACGCGGCTACGAGGGCACGGACGTGCTGGCGTCCCGGGACCCGTTCCACTTCGAGCTCGCCGGATACGCGGGCCACGTGCCCGGTCACGCCGTGGAGGTGATCGCCGACGGGGAGAAGTGGTACGCCACCGCGGCGGGCTGGTTCCGGCACGGGCTGCACGTCGCGCCCCTCGACTGGCGGGACACGCCGCCGCCCTGGCCGAGCGCGGACAACCCGGTGGCCGGCCTCGACGTCGGTGGCCGCCTGACGGTGTTCGCTCTCGACGCCGCCGACCACTCCATCCTGCGGCGCGTCCAGCTCGATCCGGACACCGACACCTGGTCGCGGTGGGAACCCTTCGGAGGGCCGGCCGGCGCCGTTCCCACGCTCGGCCGCCACACCGACGGCAGGATCGAGGTGTTCTCCCTCGCTCCGGAGGGCGCCCACCTGCACCAACGGACACAGCGCCCGGACGGCGGCTGGTACGACTGGGAGGAGTTCGGCGGCCCGGCCGGAGCCGCCCCGGCCGTCGCCCGCGACGCCCACGGCCGGTTGGAGGTGTTCGCCCTCAGCCCCGGCGGCGCCTCCGTCGCCCGACGGCGGCAGTCGTCACCCGAATCCCCGGCCTGGGAGCCGTGGGAGCCCGGCTTCGGCGGAGCCGCAGGCGCGCCACCGGTGGTGGCGGCGAACGCCGACGGCCGGTTGGAGGTGTTCGCCCTCTCACCGGGCGGCTCCGGGATCTTCCACCGATGGCAGGAGACCCCGGGAGGTGCCTGGACCGCCGTGTGGCACCGATTCGGCACCGCGGCCGGCGCCGCACCTCGGGTCGCGAGGGACGGCAGCGGCCGGCTGACCGTCGCGGCGATCGGACCGTCGAGCGTGGGCACCTTCCGCCGGCAGCAGTCCGTGCCGAACGGCGGTTGGGACGAGTGGTCGTCGATGTTCGGCTGGAGTGCCGCCGCCCCGGCGCTCACCGCCCACGCCGACGGCCGTCTGGAGGCGTTCTCGCTGACGCCCGGCGGCGCCCGGCTCAACCACCGCCGGCAGGACTCCCCGGGCGGAAGGTGGGATTACGACGCCGAGTTCGGCGAGCCCGGCATCAGGCTCGCCGGCACGCCCACGGCCGCGCTCGACTCCACCGGGCGGACGCACGTCTTCGCCGTCACCGCCGAAGGCCGGATGCGCACCCGTGTCCAGGTCGGACCGGGCGGCGGATGGGGGCCGTGGACGGCCTTCGGCGACCGTACGGTCGCAGCCGTCGGGTCGAGTGGCCCCGCTCCGCGGGCGCGGAGTGCGGATCTCGCCAAACGAAAGGGGGAATCGGGACCTTCGACGGCGCCGTGA
- a CDS encoding MFS transporter, whose amino-acid sequence MTPRPTPPPPRSVLRDPAFLRLWAGTTASGLATWALPFVLGLAVLHRELGAAGLGLVLAARTAGFLGAVAVAGVLADRHSRRAVVLWSALAAAVSAPLLSVGLGRSLVLMTVAAALAGAGQGACRPAFQALTAEVVDADRRQRANAAVSLSVRTSTLAGPALTALVAAFVDVRTLLSGIGLLWLVAAFVPGRGAAPDPSTERTPRVSLRAEFVDGIREARRHPWFLAGLGALTAVVALGYSATSVALPLISRDRPGTEWVLAAAMTAYTVGALGGAVLTTRRRPRSPGWTAFAGLAAYGFAPLSLMLPVHPLVVIAAYVVAGIGIELFNVPWFTAAQREVAPDKLARVSSLDFLVSYGLAPVGLALIAPAIDVFGVTPVLAVCAATCFLAPAAAALTPTARHFGRPSTAAD is encoded by the coding sequence ATGACACCCAGGCCCACCCCGCCACCCCCGCGTTCCGTCCTGCGCGACCCCGCCTTCCTGCGCCTGTGGGCCGGGACCACCGCGTCCGGACTCGCCACCTGGGCGCTGCCCTTCGTGTTGGGGCTGGCCGTCCTGCACCGCGAACTCGGGGCGGCCGGACTCGGTCTGGTCCTCGCCGCGCGCACCGCGGGGTTCCTCGGCGCCGTCGCCGTCGCAGGGGTGCTGGCCGACCGTCACTCCCGCCGGGCGGTCGTGCTCTGGTCGGCCCTCGCGGCGGCGGTCTCGGCCCCGCTCCTCAGCGTCGGCCTCGGCCGCTCACTCGTACTGATGACCGTCGCCGCGGCCCTCGCGGGAGCCGGCCAGGGAGCCTGCCGCCCCGCCTTCCAGGCACTCACCGCCGAGGTCGTCGACGCCGATCGCCGACAGCGGGCGAACGCCGCCGTGTCCCTCTCGGTACGGACCTCCACGCTGGCCGGGCCCGCCCTGACCGCGCTGGTCGCGGCCTTCGTCGACGTGCGGACGCTCCTGTCGGGAATCGGCCTGCTCTGGCTGGTCGCCGCCTTCGTGCCGGGCCGGGGAGCCGCTCCGGATCCGTCCACCGAGCGGACACCGCGCGTGTCCTTGCGCGCGGAGTTCGTCGACGGCATACGCGAGGCCCGACGCCACCCCTGGTTCCTCGCCGGACTCGGAGCCCTGACCGCCGTCGTCGCCCTGGGCTATTCCGCCACCAGCGTCGCCCTGCCCCTGATCAGCCGCGACCGCCCCGGCACCGAGTGGGTCCTCGCCGCGGCCATGACCGCCTACACGGTCGGCGCGCTCGGCGGCGCCGTGCTCACCACCCGCCGACGGCCCCGCTCCCCCGGCTGGACGGCGTTCGCGGGACTGGCCGCCTACGGCTTCGCGCCGCTGAGCCTGATGCTGCCGGTGCACCCGCTGGTGGTCATCGCCGCCTACGTGGTGGCGGGGATCGGGATCGAGCTGTTCAACGTGCCCTGGTTCACGGCCGCCCAGCGCGAGGTCGCCCCGGACAAGCTGGCCCGCGTCTCCTCCCTGGACTTCCTCGTCTCCTACGGCCTGGCCCCGGTCGGCCTGGCCCTGATCGCTCCTGCCATCGACGTCTTCGGGGTCACACCGGTGCTCGCCGTCTGCGCCGCGACCTGCTTCCTCGCGCCCGCCGCCGCGGCGCTGACACCCACGGCCCGCCATTTCGGGCGACCGTCGACGGCCGCCGACTGA
- a CDS encoding serine/threonine-protein kinase: MTPPHGLRDSTECERGELLPPGYRVRDWTVTGVIGAGGWSTVYAARPAEGPPDRGSRDPAVRSAGPADVALKVMPTAGYAPRQARRIVESARREVELGRRAGHPRLIGLLDSFVLAAPDRPFLDGALVLVMERAAGSLRELLDAGVAEADRPRLIAGICEGLAHLHRSGWVHADLKPENVLLATDRSVKLSDFGLATEMTGTHGYAPPLGTLDYLPPERWRAPLGELGVQVRPSADIWALGIVVHEVFASGASPFPGATPVARGAAVQEYGEGRAPLRMDHAVPEFWRALAADCLAPTHAARAPHTAESLLARIAAERGAADQGARGTRAGRLRGRARAAVLATAFCAMAGGTLWSDAARAISSAPPGATSAGVAAIRVFNEETGCRERLDRDPQCSLGLAVDPLRQYTADNVVPTRVWHGDVLSADCQLSQGSSVIDEASRRSTRWFHVRLPRGSTTPTAWLPAVRTKDRPALPGCPHPTTVR; the protein is encoded by the coding sequence ATGACACCGCCGCACGGCCTGCGCGACAGCACGGAATGCGAACGTGGGGAGCTGCTCCCGCCCGGCTACCGGGTGCGGGACTGGACCGTCACCGGCGTGATCGGCGCCGGAGGCTGGTCCACGGTGTACGCGGCACGACCCGCCGAGGGACCCCCGGACCGCGGCAGCCGGGATCCCGCGGTCCGGTCGGCGGGACCCGCCGATGTCGCCCTCAAGGTCATGCCGACCGCCGGGTACGCGCCGCGCCAGGCCCGCAGGATCGTGGAATCCGCCCGGCGCGAGGTCGAACTCGGGCGCAGGGCCGGGCATCCACGGCTGATCGGCCTCCTGGACTCCTTCGTCCTCGCGGCACCGGACCGCCCCTTCCTGGACGGCGCGCTCGTGCTGGTGATGGAGCGGGCCGCGGGCAGCCTGCGGGAACTCCTCGACGCGGGGGTGGCCGAAGCCGACCGCCCCCGGCTGATCGCGGGAATCTGCGAGGGACTCGCCCACCTCCACCGATCGGGTTGGGTACACGCCGACCTCAAGCCGGAGAACGTCCTGCTGGCCACCGACCGCTCCGTGAAGCTCTCGGACTTCGGCCTCGCCACCGAGATGACGGGAACGCACGGGTACGCGCCTCCGCTGGGCACCCTGGACTACCTCCCGCCCGAGCGATGGCGGGCACCGCTGGGGGAACTCGGCGTGCAGGTCCGGCCGAGTGCCGACATCTGGGCCCTGGGCATCGTCGTCCACGAGGTGTTCGCGTCCGGTGCCTCCCCGTTCCCCGGTGCCACGCCCGTGGCGCGGGGCGCCGCCGTGCAGGAGTACGGCGAGGGGCGTGCGCCGCTGCGCATGGACCACGCCGTGCCGGAGTTCTGGCGCGCGCTGGCCGCCGACTGCCTCGCCCCGACCCACGCGGCACGCGCCCCGCACACCGCCGAGAGCCTGCTGGCCAGGATCGCCGCCGAACGCGGCGCCGCCGATCAGGGGGCGCGCGGTACGCGGGCGGGACGGCTGCGGGGCCGGGCCCGCGCCGCCGTGCTCGCCACCGCCTTCTGCGCGATGGCCGGCGGGACCCTGTGGTCCGACGCGGCACGGGCGATCTCGTCCGCGCCCCCCGGCGCCACGAGTGCGGGGGTCGCCGCGATCCGGGTGTTCAACGAGGAGACGGGCTGCCGGGAGCGGCTCGACCGGGACCCGCAGTGCAGCCTGGGCCTGGCGGTCGATCCCCTGCGCCAGTACACCGCGGACAACGTCGTGCCGACCCGGGTGTGGCACGGCGATGTCCTGTCCGCCGACTGCCAGTTGTCCCAGGGGTCGTCCGTCATCGACGAGGCGAGCCGACGGTCCACCCGCTGGTTCCACGTCCGACTGCCGCGCGGCTCCACGACTCCCACGGCCTGGCTCCCCGCCGTACGAACGAAGGACCGACCGGCGCTGCCGGGGTGCCCGCACCCCACGACCGTGCGCTGA
- a CDS encoding serine/threonine protein kinase, with product MSGVIVHLPQGSGGAGDGEPDGEAVTLRLGPGEVARFGRGSATIPVELRLADAAISRLAGEIRVTDDHWQLTNHSATHSYLVENPEGAGEYLRVPPRRVGAPIPFEFSRVVLPSRGDVPVSFQVFAPDHVYLDPEAMGAPRDRLTVTAYSLDETATYFLVLVALCEPRLRDQSRVAVPTTPQIVERLKGHVAGGTLTARAISSHIDYLAEEKLRIGGSDRREAGKGDRRNGKREGIVGLALRFGLVREEHLTLLPPQTGAGGRERQNAR from the coding sequence GTGAGCGGCGTGATCGTCCATCTGCCGCAGGGATCCGGTGGCGCCGGCGACGGCGAACCGGACGGCGAAGCGGTGACGTTACGGCTCGGACCGGGCGAGGTCGCCCGCTTCGGACGGGGCTCCGCGACGATCCCCGTCGAACTCCGCCTCGCCGACGCGGCGATCTCCCGGCTCGCCGGGGAGATCCGCGTGACCGACGACCATTGGCAACTGACGAACCACAGCGCCACCCACAGCTACCTGGTCGAGAATCCCGAGGGAGCGGGCGAGTACCTGCGGGTTCCACCGCGAAGGGTGGGGGCGCCCATCCCGTTCGAGTTCTCGCGCGTGGTGCTGCCGAGCCGCGGCGACGTCCCCGTCTCCTTCCAGGTGTTCGCGCCCGACCACGTCTACCTGGACCCGGAGGCCATGGGCGCCCCCCGGGACCGGCTCACGGTCACCGCGTACTCCCTCGACGAGACGGCCACGTACTTCCTCGTCCTCGTCGCGCTCTGCGAACCGCGCCTGCGCGACCAGTCCCGGGTGGCGGTTCCCACCACCCCCCAGATCGTCGAGCGGCTCAAGGGGCACGTGGCCGGCGGCACGCTGACCGCGCGGGCGATCAGCTCGCACATCGACTACCTCGCCGAGGAGAAGCTGCGCATCGGCGGTTCCGACCGCCGCGAAGCGGGCAAGGGCGACCGCCGCAACGGCAAGCGGGAAGGGATCGTCGGACTCGCGCTGCGGTTCGGGCTCGTACGGGAGGAGCACCTCACGCTGCTGCCGCCCCAGACGGGGGCCGGCGGGCGGGAGCGGCAGAACGCGCGATGA
- a CDS encoding ABC transporter substrate-binding protein, whose protein sequence is MRPRHRARLVTAATLTLVLATGGCSTAGDEPPAGGGAARATAGGATVTSCGRELDFEQPPKRAVALDQASTETLLELGLQDRMAGTANLKTKIPDRYRDAYAGIPVIAPKIATGEQLRSATPDFVLAGSADLYTGDRAGTREELGALDVPTFVSAVDCPQSHEAGKSPFELLFSDYEQLGRVFGVEERAGKLVEGQRAAVAKAGENASAAARDAKSPSVVYLYSVFNGMPYVAGKAGLPGEMSRIVGARNVFDDVNEDWPEVSWEEVAKRAPDFIVIGDLSERGRPGDSAAEKRAAMAADPLVSKLPAVRDNKIIVVPGIELDPSVRSVHALGLLAEGMKELGHVR, encoded by the coding sequence ATGCGTCCACGCCACCGCGCCCGGCTCGTGACCGCGGCCACCCTCACCCTCGTTCTCGCCACCGGCGGTTGCTCGACCGCCGGCGACGAACCCCCGGCCGGGGGCGGCGCCGCCCGGGCGACCGCCGGGGGAGCGACCGTCACCAGCTGCGGGCGCGAACTCGACTTCGAACAGCCCCCGAAGCGGGCCGTCGCCCTGGATCAGGCCTCGACGGAGACCCTGCTCGAACTCGGCCTCCAGGACCGGATGGCCGGGACGGCCAACCTGAAGACGAAGATCCCCGATCGGTACCGGGACGCGTACGCAGGGATCCCCGTCATCGCTCCCAAGATCGCCACCGGCGAGCAACTCCGCTCCGCCACACCGGATTTCGTCCTGGCCGGGTCCGCCGACCTCTACACCGGCGACCGTGCGGGAACCCGCGAGGAGTTGGGTGCCCTCGACGTGCCCACCTTCGTCAGTGCCGTGGACTGCCCGCAGTCGCACGAGGCGGGGAAGAGCCCCTTCGAACTGCTCTTCTCCGACTACGAGCAACTGGGCAGGGTCTTCGGTGTCGAGGAGCGGGCGGGAAAGCTGGTCGAGGGGCAGCGCGCCGCCGTCGCGAAGGCCGGCGAGAACGCCTCGGCCGCCGCCCGCGACGCGAAGTCGCCCTCCGTCGTCTACCTCTACTCGGTTTTCAACGGCATGCCGTACGTCGCCGGGAAGGCCGGCCTGCCCGGCGAGATGAGCCGGATCGTCGGAGCGAGGAACGTCTTCGACGACGTGAACGAGGACTGGCCGGAGGTCTCCTGGGAGGAAGTCGCCAAGCGCGCACCGGACTTCATCGTCATAGGCGACCTGTCCGAACGCGGGCGGCCCGGTGACAGCGCCGCCGAGAAGCGTGCCGCGATGGCCGCGGACCCCCTGGTGTCGAAGCTTCCGGCGGTACGCGACAACAAGATCATCGTGGTGCCGGGCATCGAACTGGACCCCTCCGTGCGCTCCGTGCACGCGCTGGGCCTGCTGGCCGAGGGCATGAAGGAGCTCGGGCATGTCCGCTGA
- a CDS encoding transglycosylase family protein, with protein sequence MSRNRKNLRCRSTIGQLLASVVVLTAAFLDASGAHAAAVHSRPSPDWDAIARCESGGNWRTNTGNGHYGGLQFTQSSWNAAGGRRYAPRADLATKAEQIATARRLAKMQGMGAWTCARRR encoded by the coding sequence ATGTCGCGCAACCGGAAGAACCTCCGATGCCGGAGCACGATCGGCCAACTTCTGGCCTCTGTGGTCGTATTGACCGCGGCTTTCCTGGATGCGTCCGGGGCTCATGCCGCTGCGGTCCACTCCAGACCGAGCCCCGACTGGGACGCCATCGCCCGGTGTGAATCCGGTGGGAACTGGCGGACGAACACCGGCAACGGCCATTACGGCGGCTTGCAGTTCACCCAGTCGAGCTGGAACGCGGCCGGAGGCCGCAGATACGCGCCACGCGCCGACCTCGCCACGAAGGCGGAGCAGATCGCCACGGCGAGAAGACTGGCCAAGATGCAGGGCATGGGGGCCTGGACCTGCGCACGCCGCCGCTGA
- a CDS encoding iron ABC transporter permease has protein sequence MSADLAGRPGPSDLLHPTARGVRLTAPTPGTPPPDGGTNTSRPSAPVGRTSPARAWPILAAVLVLAASAAAALRIGTAPVGWGDLARVLGTHLGLGNEPLPPLTDSLVWDLRLPRILMAALVGASLAVCGTVLQAVTRNALADPYLIGVSSGASTGAVAVVVLPLAGAGALGVTGGALAGALLSFALLTALLRRTGLDSVRIVLTGVVVGQLFTALTSLILMSSADADTTRALTHWLLGSMAPARWDAVVVCAIVTPLGLVAAWLCANALDALAFGADTAASLGIDVRRTRMLLLVVTAVLTSVAVATVGAIGFVGLIVPHGARLLVGPSHRVLLPCAALAGAVFLVWTDALARVAFAPREVPVGVITALIGVPLFLAVLRRRGDL, from the coding sequence ATGTCCGCTGACCTCGCCGGCCGCCCGGGTCCGTCGGACCTGCTGCATCCGACGGCACGCGGGGTGCGGCTCACGGCACCCACCCCCGGGACGCCGCCGCCGGACGGGGGGACGAACACGTCCCGCCCTTCGGCACCGGTGGGCCGGACCTCCCCGGCCCGGGCGTGGCCGATACTCGCCGCCGTCCTCGTACTGGCCGCCTCCGCGGCGGCCGCCCTGCGCATCGGTACCGCCCCCGTGGGGTGGGGCGACCTCGCCCGCGTCCTGGGCACGCACCTCGGCCTGGGCAACGAGCCGCTGCCACCACTGACCGACTCGCTCGTCTGGGACCTGCGACTGCCGCGGATCCTGATGGCCGCGCTCGTCGGCGCCTCCCTCGCCGTCTGCGGCACCGTCCTCCAGGCCGTCACCCGCAACGCGCTCGCCGACCCGTACCTGATCGGCGTCTCCTCCGGCGCGTCGACCGGAGCCGTCGCCGTGGTCGTCCTGCCCCTGGCCGGCGCCGGAGCCCTGGGGGTCACCGGAGGCGCCCTCGCCGGGGCGCTCCTGTCCTTCGCCCTGCTCACGGCGCTGCTGCGTCGAACGGGGCTGGACTCGGTCCGCATCGTCTTGACGGGCGTGGTCGTCGGACAGCTCTTCACCGCTCTGACCTCGCTGATCCTGATGTCCTCGGCGGACGCCGACACGACGCGCGCCCTCACCCACTGGCTGCTGGGCTCGATGGCCCCCGCCCGCTGGGACGCCGTCGTGGTCTGCGCGATCGTCACACCGCTGGGGCTGGTCGCCGCGTGGCTGTGCGCCAACGCCCTCGACGCTCTCGCGTTCGGCGCGGACACCGCCGCGTCCCTGGGGATCGACGTACGACGCACCCGGATGCTGCTGCTCGTGGTGACGGCCGTGCTGACCTCGGTCGCGGTGGCCACCGTCGGCGCCATCGGTTTCGTGGGGCTGATCGTGCCCCACGGGGCGCGCCTCCTCGTCGGGCCGTCGCACCGGGTGCTGCTCCCCTGCGCGGCGCTCGCGGGCGCGGTGTTCCTGGTGTGGACCGACGCTCTGGCCCGGGTCGCCTTCGCGCCCCGGGAGGTGCCGGTGGGCGTGATCACCGCCCTGATCGGCGTACCGCTGTTCCTCGCCGTCCTGCGCAGGAGGGGTGACCTGTGA